In the genome of Planctomyces sp. SH-PL62, the window CGGCCCCGATCACAGGCGGATCGGGGCCGAGAAGCGTTTCGAACGCGTTACGAAAGGCGATGAGCGCGTCGGCGTCGAGCGGCGACCAGGCCGCCGGCGGTCATGGCGAGCCCGGCCATCATCAGCGAGCCGGGCTCAGGGACGGTCGGGGTGACAGGCGCGTCGCCCACCACGAATCGGAAGACCCCCGAAGCGGTCGCGGATCCGCCGCCGACGAGAACGCCCGCGGCCGAGAACGTCAGGTCGTAGATCCCTGCCGCCGTGAACCCGAGATTGAAGTGGTCGTGTCCGCCGGCGTAGAGGTCGACGAAGTCGGAAGCAGACAGGCCGTCCGCCGTATTGATCGACGGATTCGCCTGCGAGCCGTTCGAGAAGAGGACGAACTGGCCGCCCGTGCTGCTGAAGAAATCCGTCAACGTGAACGTCAGGGCGTCCCCAACGAAGACCCCGGGGTCGATCTCCTCGGCCCCGAAGCCGAGGAACGGTCGTGTTCCGGCCCCGGCGCTGGTCTGGGCGAGCACGTAGAGCGCGTTCCCCGCGAAGGGTGCGGGGAGCGACGTGTGTCCGATCGTCAGAACGGACTCGGGGACGATGACCGAGAGATCGGACGGGGATGCCGAAGCGCCGCCGCCGACCGGCGAGCCATTCACAACCGCGGTGCTCGACAGCTCATAGAAAAGGTGCAATCCCTCCGTCACCCCATAGCCGACGGCGAGGTCGGCGTGGCCCGCTCTGTAAAGGTTCGTGAAGTCCGCGGCCTGAGCGGAAGCAGCCGCGACGGCGACCAGAAATACGGTCGCGGAGGTCGTTTTGAAGAAGGCGAGTTTCATTTTCCTGTTCCTCTTTCAATGGGGGATGAATCTAAAGCGGCCTGAGCGCCGATCGTCGGGACGTCGGCCTCGGAAGCCTTCAAGTGCACGCGCAGCTCACATCGCCACGCGTTCCACACTGGCGAACCATTCTGCCTCCAGGACCACTTCGCGGATCTGGATCTCCGCGCCGTCGGGCAGGCGCCAGTGCGTGAACCGGCAGTGGGATTCGGAAGGGCTCCTCGCCGTCAGCGAGGGGAGCCGCGCCGCGAGGAGGTTCGTCAGCGCCGAGGTCGGCCTCCGGTGAGACTCCAGGCCTCGAAGCGAGGCCGGAAACCGTAGACGCTCCCGGCCAGGGCCCCGCAGGATCCAGAGCCGGTACTCCCCATCCTGTCGTTCCTCGTCCAGGCAGAGGACCACGTCGTCGGGGAGGAGCGCCGCAAGTTGTTCGGGGACTCGGGAACGGACGTCTCGCCCCACGAGTTCGAGGCTCGCCGCCGTCCGTGGGGAGCAGCCGGAGAGCATCAGGGCGAAGGCCACCAGGCCCATCCCGGCGGCCGTCATCCATCGTTCAGTAGGCATCGCCGCCGACCACCTCCCCACCATCGCGACTGCCGAGGGCCCACCAGACCGGTAGGGCGATCGAATTCCTGAGGAATCGCACTCCGCCGTCGCCGAACAGGACGTTCAGGCCGCCGTGATGAAGGCTGCCGGGCGTGATCAGGATGTTGCCGTCCCCCTCGCCGCCGTAGATGTGGCAGCTCCGGGAATTGACGGGCATGACCTGCATGTAAGTCCCCCCGGCGTGGCCCCATCCTGAGATCCAGGCCCGTCCGGGGAAGACCGTCCAGGCCGGGTCCGGGAAGCTGACCGTCTCGCAGTACCGCCGCCAGGCGTGAAGGGTCCGAGACGAGCCGGAGCCCCCTGCGCAGTACGAGCGGGTCGACTCCGGCTCGCCGTACATCGCCTCGACGTCGTTTGGATCCGTGGCGCGAGGGAGGCGCCGCTCGGCCACGGCGGCGGTGTGGCTCAGGCCGTCGGAGACCGACGCCGCCGCGATCGGGCCGACGTGCCAGCTCGCGAGGCCGACCGGGTCTACCAGCCCAATGAAGCCGTTGTGCCGCCCCATCCGCCGGCCGGTCGCAGGCCCTGAGGTGTCGGGAGTCCAGCCGGCGTTCCCCGAGTAGCTCTGGGACGCCGGGCGAGAGGCCCCCATCGTGGCCGCGATTCGATGCGACTCGGACGGGCAAAGATACGCGGCGAGCGACGTTCGGGCGACCGTCCCGTTCGGGTGGGACGCGCCGATCGTCGCCCCGTACATCACGACGTCGGGGCTCGCGCAATCGTCGGCGTTGCCGATCCAGAAGTTGGTCGCGTTGAAGATCGCCTGCTGGCCGAGGTGCGGCAGGATTGACGCGTGCCAGCTGAAGAGGCCGTTCCGGCAGCGGCCGTCCGGGGCCGCCTCGGCCGAGGTCGTGCTCATCGGGAACACACTGTTGACGTCGTGATAGTTGTGGATCGCCAGACCGATCTGCTTCAGATTGTTGGCGCACTGAGCCCGCCTCGCGAACTCACGGGCGGCCTGAACGGCCGGGAGCAAGAGGGCGATCAGGACGGCGATCACCGCGATCACCACCAGTAACTCGATCAGCGTGAACGCTCGCGGCATGGGACGCCGATTCATCGAGGAGTCCTCATTTTCAAAGGGTGAAGGTGCGTTCAAATTCGTTCCTGGAGTTCCGCACCGAGGTGGGACTTCAAGGCCTCTCGGGCCCGGAAGAGCC includes:
- a CDS encoding choice-of-anchor M domain-containing protein, with product MKLAFFKTTSATVFLVAVAAASAQAADFTNLYRAGHADLAVGYGVTEGLHLFYELSSTAVVNGSPVGGGASASPSDLSVIVPESVLTIGHTSLPAPFAGNALYVLAQTSAGAGTRPFLGFGAEEIDPGVFVGDALTFTLTDFFSSTGGQFVLFSNGSQANPSINTADGLSASDFVDLYAGGHDHFNLGFTAAGIYDLTFSAAGVLVGGGSATASGVFRFVVGDAPVTPTVPEPGSLMMAGLAMTAGGLVAARRRRAHRLS
- a CDS encoding DUF1559 domain-containing protein, whose protein sequence is MNRRPMPRAFTLIELLVVIAVIAVLIALLLPAVQAAREFARRAQCANNLKQIGLAIHNYHDVNSVFPMSTTSAEAAPDGRCRNGLFSWHASILPHLGQQAIFNATNFWIGNADDCASPDVVMYGATIGASHPNGTVARTSLAAYLCPSESHRIAATMGASRPASQSYSGNAGWTPDTSGPATGRRMGRHNGFIGLVDPVGLASWHVGPIAAASVSDGLSHTAAVAERRLPRATDPNDVEAMYGEPESTRSYCAGGSGSSRTLHAWRRYCETVSFPDPAWTVFPGRAWISGWGHAGGTYMQVMPVNSRSCHIYGGEGDGNILITPGSLHHGGLNVLFGDGGVRFLRNSIALPVWWALGSRDGGEVVGGDAY